Proteins from a genomic interval of Psychrobacter fulvigenes:
- a CDS encoding DUF1176 domain-containing protein, whose translation MRNNKLMDKLIKTNILKYRLALPIVMAISTAAISPMSSAASSAVEMTHHDWQVVCDNTRTCRLAGYQAEGNSELPVSVLLTRRAGSNASVTGRVKIGAAKESSTKALLQLGRRHRISLVIDDKDLGETKPFLTAAGDAELTSAQVTALLEALTKSSKIELALRNTRWQLSDKGAAAVMLKADEVQGRVGTPSAFVQTNPPTKSNSSVLAPQPAPQLQLIIPSSRPNTNRKFSMKSSQLTELVKGTVKDVSADCPKLTDNSPWRVNRLNSSQLLVQHSCWTSAYNSGTGMWVINDGSPYSPALVTTDATEYTNGKISSVQKGRGVGDCLSRTDWIWTGKRFVKSYEGTTGLCRMVEAGGTWQLPTFVAEVKSI comes from the coding sequence GTGAGAAATAACAAATTGATGGATAAGTTGATAAAAACCAATATTTTAAAATATAGGCTGGCGCTGCCAATAGTGATGGCTATCAGTACCGCTGCCATCAGTCCAATGAGTAGCGCTGCATCGTCGGCAGTGGAGATGACTCATCATGATTGGCAAGTGGTGTGCGACAATACACGCACATGCCGGCTGGCAGGTTACCAAGCTGAAGGTAATAGCGAGCTTCCTGTATCGGTTTTATTGACACGCCGTGCAGGTAGTAATGCTAGCGTGACTGGCCGTGTCAAGATCGGCGCTGCCAAAGAAAGCTCCACCAAAGCATTGCTACAGTTGGGCAGACGTCATCGTATCTCGCTGGTCATCGACGACAAAGACTTGGGTGAAACCAAGCCTTTTTTGACAGCCGCTGGCGATGCGGAGTTGACTTCAGCGCAAGTCACAGCTTTGCTCGAAGCATTGACCAAATCGAGTAAGATTGAGCTGGCACTGCGCAATACTCGCTGGCAGTTGTCTGACAAAGGCGCTGCAGCTGTCATGCTAAAAGCAGATGAGGTACAAGGCCGAGTAGGGACGCCGAGTGCTTTTGTGCAGACAAATCCTCCGACGAAATCTAATAGTAGTGTGTTGGCACCGCAGCCTGCACCGCAGCTACAACTTATCATCCCAAGCTCTAGACCAAATACCAATAGAAAATTTAGTATGAAGTCATCACAGCTTACCGAGTTGGTCAAAGGCACCGTCAAAGATGTCAGTGCTGATTGTCCAAAGTTAACGGACAATTCGCCTTGGCGTGTTAATCGCTTGAATAGTAGCCAGCTCTTGGTACAGCATAGCTGCTGGACAAGTGCGTACAACTCAGGCACTGGTATGTGGGTAATCAATGACGGCAGCCCATATAGTCCAGCACTCGTGACCACTGATGCGACAGAATATACTAACGGTAAGATAAGCTCGGTACAAAAAGGGCGCGGGGTTGGTGACTGCCTATCCAGGACCGATTGGATTTGGACTGGTAAGCGCTTTGTCAAAAGTTATGAAGGCACTACAGGACTCTGCCGTATGGTTGAAGCGGGTGGTACCTGGCAGCTACCAACCTTCGTAGCGGAAGTAAAAAGCATCTAA
- a CDS encoding DEAD/DEAH box helicase gives MTDILSTIAAENGIIESNKASNTDTQAANTDAAEENQVTFKDLNIAKPILSALDRSGYTNPTPIQAQAIPFALDGRDLLLSAQTGSGKTAAFVIPVLDRLSRATSFDKLTKALILTPTRELAQQVHDSVRTYSKDMRGVFCVPLVGGAPYNGQITALKKGVQVIVATPGRLLDHINAGRVDLSNLEVLVLDEADRMLDMGFADDINDILKAAPSNRQTIMCSATWDGPVGKIAASFTKNPERVSIKVESAHIDEKVYYCDDFDHKNRLLDKIVCQPEMEQIIIFAATKRSTEKLAKSLQEQGHKASFLHGDLPQSKRNRIVQDLRNGKCKILVATDVAARGLDVPALSHVINYDLPRQTEDYVHRIGRCGRAGRTGVAVSLCSMDDRPQLNAINRYLDRKMEVSVIEGLEAKKTYVPSENKGGRGRGRSGGGYAGKSSGGGQGRGRSSDSNTGQRASNDSGYQGKPRDSSGKPNERSGGKPYQGKRSGGPSRGDGTGVPRGDRAATGRGRPSGSQGRPAGRSDSRGQGRPTGGNRGRNS, from the coding sequence ATGACTGACATCTTATCTACAATCGCTGCCGAAAACGGCATCATCGAAAGCAACAAAGCATCAAATACTGACACTCAAGCGGCCAATACTGACGCTGCTGAAGAAAATCAAGTAACCTTTAAAGACCTCAATATTGCCAAGCCGATTCTTAGCGCGCTTGATCGCAGTGGTTATACCAACCCAACTCCTATTCAAGCACAAGCCATTCCTTTTGCTCTAGACGGCCGTGACCTTTTATTGTCGGCGCAAACGGGCAGTGGTAAAACAGCTGCATTCGTTATTCCAGTACTCGACCGCTTAAGCCGTGCTACTAGTTTTGACAAACTAACCAAAGCCCTTATCTTAACGCCAACGCGTGAGCTTGCTCAGCAAGTTCATGATAGCGTACGTACGTATTCTAAAGATATGCGCGGTGTATTTTGTGTACCATTAGTTGGCGGCGCACCTTATAACGGTCAGATCACCGCTTTGAAAAAAGGCGTACAAGTTATTGTTGCGACTCCTGGTCGTCTACTTGACCATATCAATGCTGGCCGCGTTGATTTATCAAATCTAGAAGTGTTGGTACTTGATGAAGCTGACCGTATGCTAGACATGGGTTTTGCTGATGACATCAACGACATCTTAAAAGCAGCACCTTCTAACCGTCAAACGATCATGTGTTCGGCTACTTGGGACGGTCCTGTTGGCAAAATTGCTGCCAGCTTCACCAAAAACCCAGAGCGCGTTTCAATCAAGGTTGAATCAGCACATATTGACGAAAAAGTGTACTACTGTGATGATTTTGATCACAAAAACAGATTGCTTGACAAAATCGTTTGCCAGCCTGAGATGGAGCAAATTATTATCTTTGCTGCCACTAAGCGTAGTACTGAAAAACTGGCGAAGTCTTTACAAGAACAAGGCCATAAAGCCAGCTTCTTACATGGTGACTTGCCACAAAGCAAGCGTAACCGTATCGTGCAAGACTTACGTAATGGTAAATGCAAAATCTTGGTAGCGACTGACGTTGCTGCTCGCGGTCTTGACGTGCCGGCACTATCGCACGTAATCAACTATGATCTGCCGCGTCAAACGGAAGACTATGTACACCGTATTGGTCGTTGTGGCCGTGCTGGTCGTACGGGTGTTGCAGTGAGTCTATGTAGCATGGATGATCGCCCACAGTTAAACGCTATCAATCGCTATCTCGATCGCAAAATGGAAGTCAGTGTCATTGAAGGCCTAGAAGCCAAAAAGACTTATGTTCCTAGCGAAAACAAAGGTGGTCGTGGCCGTGGTCGTTCAGGCGGTGGTTATGCTGGCAAGTCTAGCGGCGGTGGTCAAGGCCGTGGTCGTTCAAGCGATAGCAACACTGGTCAACGCGCAAGCAATGACAGCGGCTATCAAGGTAAGCCACGTGACTCATCTGGTAAGCCAAATGAGCGCTCTGGTGGCAAGCCATATCAAGGTAAGCGTAGCGGTGGCCCTAGCCGCGGTGATGGCACTGGCGTTCCACGCGGTGATCGCGCTGCAACGGGTCGCGGTCGTCCAAGTGGTAGCCAAGGTCGCCCAGCAGGTCGTTCTGATAGCCGTGGTCAAGGCCGTCCAACTGGCGGTAACCGTGGTAGAAACTCGTAA
- a CDS encoding DUF819 family protein, which produces MPATSNLAIDSLPLAFGIIMAIIGLVFYTQGLPGKYWRRFYAVLPGIVLCCFIPATLNSLGVFADGVGSQIYGFTATYLLPASLLLMTLSMDVPKILGLGWKAIAMFFAASIGIVISGPMSLGVAKWVSPQMFADDTLWRGFSAVAGSWIGGAANQAAMKELFGVSDDLFGMMILVDTTNASLWLLAILVMAKHSDKIDRLLKADSSSIHKVIKAVESYERDHARPATLNDLMVMFGLCFAMVGVAHFVGGQIAGFFAPYSWAVQYSFASSFFWMVVIITLIGVGFSFTKVRRLDHVGASKIGTVFIFVLIAAIGMQINLAGIVSQWRLLLIGLLWMSIHVLIIFAVARLIRAPFFFLAVGSNANTGGASSAPIVATAFHPSLAPVGVFLGILGYAVGTFGGYISTQLMRLVVA; this is translated from the coding sequence ATGCCCGCCACCTCAAATTTAGCAATTGATAGTCTGCCATTAGCGTTTGGCATCATCATGGCCATCATCGGCTTGGTTTTTTATACTCAAGGCTTGCCAGGGAAGTATTGGCGCCGTTTTTATGCTGTATTGCCAGGGATTGTTCTGTGCTGTTTTATACCCGCGACGCTCAACAGCTTAGGGGTGTTTGCAGACGGTGTGGGCTCGCAAATTTATGGCTTTACAGCTACCTATCTATTGCCAGCCAGTTTGCTGCTCATGACCTTGTCGATGGATGTTCCCAAGATACTTGGCTTGGGCTGGAAAGCGATTGCGATGTTTTTCGCTGCTAGTATCGGCATTGTGATCAGTGGCCCGATGAGTTTGGGTGTGGCCAAATGGGTGTCGCCCCAGATGTTTGCCGATGATACTTTATGGCGCGGGTTTTCGGCGGTCGCTGGCAGCTGGATCGGCGGCGCGGCAAACCAAGCGGCGATGAAGGAGCTGTTTGGCGTCAGTGATGACTTGTTTGGTATGATGATATTGGTCGACACCACCAATGCGTCGTTATGGCTACTGGCTATCTTGGTAATGGCTAAGCATAGCGATAAGATAGATCGTCTATTGAAAGCCGATAGCAGCAGTATTCACAAAGTTATCAAAGCGGTAGAAAGCTACGAGCGTGATCATGCGCGTCCAGCGACACTGAATGATTTGATGGTGATGTTTGGGCTGTGCTTTGCCATGGTAGGGGTCGCGCACTTCGTCGGTGGTCAAATCGCAGGGTTCTTTGCGCCCTATAGTTGGGCAGTACAATACAGCTTTGCCAGTAGCTTTTTTTGGATGGTGGTGATCATTACCTTGATAGGGGTTGGCTTTTCATTCACTAAGGTTCGCAGGCTTGATCATGTGGGCGCATCAAAAATCGGTACGGTATTTATCTTTGTACTGATTGCTGCGATTGGTATGCAAATCAATCTAGCGGGTATTGTCTCACAGTGGCGACTGCTTTTAATCGGCCTGCTATGGATGAGTATTCATGTGCTAATTATATTTGCTGTCGCTAGACTCATTCGTGCACCGTTTTTCTTTTTGGCAGTCGGCTCTAATGCCAATACCGGCGGGGCATCATCAGCACCGATTGTGGCGACGGCCTTTCATCCATCGCTTGCGCCAGTAGGGGTGTTTTTGGGTATTTTGGGTTATGCAGTTGGTACATTTGGCGGTTATATCAGTACGCAATTGATGCGCTTGGTGGTAGCATAA
- a CDS encoding peptidase: protein MTYCAAIRLKDGMIFASDTRTNAGVDHISTFRKMYQYGVEGERFMVLQTAGSLATSQAVYNKLQNDVNTSAELSVNTVTTLFEGAKMIGEILRDVMEHAQMIANDSDSGTFSSSFLLGGQIKGQLPELYMIYPEGNCIRATRDTPFFQLGESKYGKPILDRSVDYTTEIKHAAEALMLSFDATMRSNLSVGMPIDFVVYKNDSFKIPEGRRINQDDEYFNAISRQWSEALRQTLIDLPECPAEYLG from the coding sequence ATGACCTATTGTGCTGCTATCCGTCTCAAAGACGGCATGATCTTCGCAAGCGATACCCGTACCAATGCGGGCGTTGACCATATCTCAACTTTTAGAAAAATGTACCAATACGGCGTGGAAGGCGAGCGTTTTATGGTACTACAAACGGCTGGTAGTCTTGCCACATCTCAAGCGGTATACAATAAATTGCAGAACGATGTGAATACCAGCGCCGAGCTTAGTGTCAATACGGTAACGACGTTATTTGAAGGCGCCAAAATGATAGGCGAGATTTTGCGTGATGTCATGGAGCATGCACAAATGATCGCCAATGATAGCGATAGTGGCACGTTTTCTAGCTCATTCTTATTAGGCGGTCAAATAAAAGGCCAGCTACCCGAACTATATATGATATACCCTGAAGGCAACTGTATCAGAGCCACTCGCGATACGCCGTTTTTTCAGCTTGGCGAGAGTAAGTATGGCAAGCCTATCCTAGATCGGTCCGTTGACTACACCACTGAAATCAAGCACGCGGCAGAGGCACTGATGCTATCCTTTGACGCTACCATGCGCTCCAACCTATCCGTAGGTATGCCGATTGACTTTGTGGTGTACAAAAATGACAGCTTCAAGATACCTGAAGGACGACGTATCAATCAGGACGATGAATACTTCAATGCCATTAGCCGTCAGTGGTCAGAGGCACTGCGTCAGACTTTGATTGACTTACCTGAGTGCCCTGCTGAATACTTGGGATAG
- a CDS encoding transglutaminase family protein: MKLQISHQTNYYYGELAQRSVQYIRMTPMELSHQTIHRWDVMLPKVATGQKDGFGNHWLTLSRNEAHNNLQMQASGIVEIDTETERLEDMKHVPYLLFTVQTPLTKCSETMRAFAAPYLENPTHDSLKAMANALIMKMPFIKDTTHVGTTAAEAFATGAGVCQDHTHVFVGCCRDKEIPARYVSGYLYDDTENHMASHAWAEVWLDGYWYTFDISNQLFQPSSHVYVAIGRDYLDTAPVRGVRMGGGYENLYSQVLVTRLS; this comes from the coding sequence ATGAAACTTCAAATCAGCCATCAAACCAACTATTACTATGGCGAGCTGGCGCAGCGTAGCGTCCAGTATATTCGGATGACTCCCATGGAGCTGTCACATCAAACCATTCATCGCTGGGATGTCATGCTACCCAAAGTAGCCACAGGTCAAAAAGATGGCTTTGGCAATCACTGGCTTACTCTGAGCCGTAACGAGGCGCATAATAACCTACAGATGCAAGCGTCAGGTATTGTGGAGATTGATACAGAAACTGAGCGTTTAGAGGATATGAAACATGTGCCCTATTTGTTATTCACAGTGCAGACGCCTTTGACTAAGTGCTCAGAGACGATGCGCGCATTTGCAGCGCCTTATCTTGAAAACCCTACCCACGACAGCCTAAAAGCCATGGCCAATGCACTCATCATGAAGATGCCCTTCATCAAAGACACCACCCATGTAGGCACCACGGCGGCCGAGGCGTTTGCGACCGGCGCTGGCGTGTGCCAAGATCATACTCATGTGTTTGTCGGCTGCTGCCGTGACAAAGAGATACCTGCGCGCTATGTATCTGGCTATCTGTATGATGACACCGAAAACCATATGGCCAGCCATGCTTGGGCCGAAGTGTGGCTTGATGGCTACTGGTATACCTTTGACATCTCAAACCAGCTGTTTCAACCCAGCTCTCATGTCTACGTTGCCATCGGTCGCGACTACTTAGACACCGCCCCAGTACGCGGTGTACGCATGGGCGGCGGCTATGAAAATCTTTATAGCCAAGTATTGGTCACTAGACTATCATAG
- a CDS encoding circularly permuted type 2 ATP-grasp protein: MKQKSDQSQTQGDNNSQQQTQTKSAPTSPVKSPTKAPTAENKDTVQNTANQLPDFDKKCFDELKDADGNYRPAAKAVGDWLDDISIDGLNHLNEQAENIFYRKGVTFTVYSDAKNIERMIPFDIIPRIIAASEWQQIEAGCQQRITALNAFLHDIYHDQAIMKAGVVPASYVYASGCYEPWMMGIELDKPIYSHISGIDLIRDESGQFCVLEDNLRTPSGVSYMLESRTISETLLSDIFTHTPVLDIGDYPQRLKACLASSTSKYDPQIVILTPGRFNSAYYEHAFLANEMNVPLVHGYDLVVEDSKVYMQGIRGKVLVDVIYRRIDDPYLDPLAFQSSSILGVSGLMSAYRAGNVVIVNAPGTGVADDKCLYAFVPDMIEFYLGEKPKLPNIETYQCRKPDELSYVLDNLDKLVVKETQGSGGYGMLIGPTSTKQEISDYRKRLLENPAGFIAQPTISLSTNPTAVSDGIAPRHIDLRPFILSHGDGSVDIVPGGLTRVAMVEGSLVVNSSQGGGIKDTWVIDDSDLGKDRSAIQQQSSPSPVAAGYANYQSRTQPIEAGFEDLDDAPMILLLSTASHLIWLGRYSERLYYYDNIIKQLIKGKLRRSQVQHLIDHLGFDVDSSESLKVMKAQLLYELEQKRIPNVVQSIETNVQETKGVIGKDTAELYNLIKRLSSAGTYRAATLQLYACNAAMEQEHPTVTCFWQLGRHFERLERTVLLNEDPIAVSLAFKHWINELPENTRWRELLRLTNQMIRSKQFSDFKLISREFNIILQQGV, translated from the coding sequence ATGAAGCAAAAATCAGACCAGAGCCAAACTCAAGGCGACAATAATAGCCAACAGCAAACTCAAACAAAATCTGCCCCCACAAGCCCTGTCAAAAGTCCTACAAAAGCCCCTACGGCCGAAAACAAAGACACAGTGCAAAATACTGCAAATCAATTGCCAGATTTTGATAAAAAGTGCTTTGATGAGCTAAAGGACGCTGATGGTAACTATCGTCCAGCGGCCAAAGCAGTTGGCGACTGGCTAGATGATATCAGTATTGATGGACTCAATCACCTTAACGAACAAGCCGAAAACATATTTTACCGTAAAGGCGTCACCTTTACCGTCTATAGCGATGCCAAAAATATCGAGCGCATGATACCGTTTGACATCATTCCGCGTATCATCGCCGCGAGTGAGTGGCAGCAGATAGAGGCGGGCTGTCAGCAGCGTATTACGGCTTTGAACGCGTTTTTGCACGATATCTACCATGACCAAGCCATCATGAAAGCAGGGGTTGTACCCGCCAGCTACGTCTATGCCAGTGGCTGTTATGAGCCGTGGATGATGGGTATCGAACTGGACAAACCCATCTACTCGCATATCAGCGGTATCGACCTCATCCGTGACGAGAGTGGTCAGTTTTGTGTGTTAGAAGACAATCTGCGCACCCCATCTGGCGTCTCTTATATGCTCGAGAGCCGTACTATCTCAGAAACCCTACTGTCTGATATATTTACCCATACGCCAGTGCTGGATATCGGTGATTATCCGCAGCGTCTCAAAGCCTGTCTTGCCAGCTCAACCAGCAAGTACGACCCACAGATTGTTATATTGACCCCTGGCCGCTTTAATAGCGCTTATTATGAGCATGCTTTTTTGGCCAATGAGATGAATGTACCCCTAGTGCACGGCTATGATTTGGTGGTTGAGGACAGCAAGGTCTATATGCAAGGCATCCGCGGCAAAGTGCTAGTGGATGTGATCTATCGCCGTATTGATGACCCTTATCTGGATCCACTGGCGTTTCAATCTAGCTCTATCCTCGGGGTATCAGGGCTAATGAGTGCCTATCGCGCTGGCAATGTGGTCATCGTCAACGCTCCAGGTACGGGGGTCGCAGATGACAAGTGCTTATATGCCTTTGTGCCCGATATGATAGAGTTTTATTTGGGTGAAAAGCCCAAACTGCCAAACATTGAGACCTATCAATGCCGCAAGCCTGACGAGCTCAGCTATGTGCTCGACAATCTAGACAAACTGGTGGTCAAAGAGACGCAAGGTTCAGGTGGCTACGGTATGCTGATAGGACCGACATCTACCAAACAAGAAATCAGCGACTATCGCAAGCGCCTGCTGGAGAACCCTGCAGGTTTCATTGCTCAGCCAACCATTTCCCTATCTACCAACCCTACCGCTGTCAGTGATGGTATTGCCCCGCGTCATATCGACCTGCGCCCCTTTATACTCAGTCATGGCGACGGCTCGGTAGACATCGTACCAGGCGGCTTGACGCGAGTCGCTATGGTTGAGGGCTCATTGGTCGTCAACTCATCGCAAGGTGGCGGTATCAAAGATACGTGGGTCATCGACGACAGCGATTTGGGTAAAGACCGCTCAGCCATTCAGCAACAGAGTAGTCCATCGCCCGTTGCTGCTGGTTACGCCAACTACCAAAGCCGTACCCAGCCTATCGAAGCAGGTTTTGAAGATCTCGATGATGCACCGATGATCCTCTTGCTGTCTACGGCGAGCCATCTGATTTGGCTTGGCAGATATAGCGAGCGGCTCTATTACTATGACAACATAATCAAGCAGCTCATCAAGGGCAAGCTTAGAAGATCGCAAGTACAGCATCTGATTGACCATTTAGGCTTTGATGTCGATAGCAGCGAGTCCCTAAAAGTCATGAAAGCGCAGCTCTTGTATGAATTAGAACAAAAAAGAATTCCCAATGTGGTGCAGTCCATTGAGACCAATGTACAAGAGACCAAAGGTGTCATCGGTAAGGACACCGCTGAGCTTTATAACCTGATTAAACGTTTATCAAGTGCTGGCACCTATCGTGCGGCAACCTTGCAGCTATACGCCTGTAACGCTGCTATGGAGCAAGAACATCCGACCGTTACTTGCTTTTGGCAATTAGGGCGACATTTTGAGCGACTAGAGCGCACTGTCTTATTAAATGAGGATCCTATAGCGGTCAGCTTGGCGTTTAAGCATTGGATTAATGAGCTGCCAGAAAATACCCGCTGGCGTGAGCTGCTGCGCTTGACCAATCAGATGATCCGCTCGAAGCAGTTTAGTGACTTTAAGCTTATAAGCCGAGAGTTCAATATCATACTTCAGCAAGGGGTGTGA